Proteins from a single region of Oncorhynchus nerka isolate Pitt River linkage group LG18, Oner_Uvic_2.0, whole genome shotgun sequence:
- the neff2 gene encoding neurofilament light polypeptide has protein sequence MSYDPYISYRRTWDSYRGSSRPSTTKSFMYSPLYSSSSSRALGLAAGKQRPPASSSLPDASARMDLAEASSLNTELLGLRSQEKEQLVGLNDRFATYIDKVRRLEQQNRALLAELEALRRRQRDPSRLQGLYEGEARSLRAAIDQKTGDKMRMEAERDYLKDVYGQLKERYEEEAQCRADAEEALQRAREEVGRAMLSNCDAEASVVSLAEEMGFLKKVFVEEQAELQAQVVAANVCVDMEVSRPDLSAALKEIRAQYERLANKNMQAAEDWYRGKFESVAEMASKNNETVRSIREETMEYRRLLQSHSSEIEALRNVIESLNKQLEELEEHQGEEVTKYQVRINNLECDINEAKQEMSRYLREYQDLLNVKMALDIEIAAYRKLLEGEEFRLTFSALN, from the exons ATGAGCTACGATCCTTATATCTCCTACCGCCGCACTTGGGACAGCTACCGAGGCTCTTCTCGACCTTCCACCACCAAATCCTTCATgtactcccctctctactcctcctcttcctcccgagCCCTGGGCCTGGCGGCTGGGAAGCAGCGTCCACCCGCCTCTTCCTCACTGCCGGATGCGTCTGCACGGATGGACCTGGCCGAGGCCTCCAGCCTCAACACAGAGCTGCTGGGGCTCCGCAGTCAGGAGAAGGAGCAGCTGGTGGGCCTCAACGACCGCTTCGCCACCTACATCGACAAGGTGAGGCGCCTGGAGCAGCAGAACCGGGCCCTTCTGGCAGAGCTGGAGGCTCTCAGGCGGAGACAGAGGGATCCGTCTCGTCTTCAGGGGCTCTACGAGGGTGAAGCCCGGAGCCTCAGGGCTGCAATCGACCAGAAGACAGGAGATAAGATGCGCATGGAGGCAGAGAGGGACTACCTGAAGGACGTGTACGGGCAGCTGAAGGAGCGCTATGAGGAGGAGGCGCAGTGCCGTGCGGATGCGGAGGAGGCCCTGCAGAGGGCCCGGGAAGAAGTGGGGCGGGCCATGCTGTCTAACTGCGATGCAGAGGCCAGCGTTGTCTCCCTGGCCGAGGAGATGGGCTTCCTGAAGAAGGTGTTTGTGGAGGAGCAGGCGGAGCTGCAGGCCCAGGTTGTGGCGGCTAACGTGTGTGTTGACATGGAGGTGAGCAGGCCAGACCTGTCTGCGGCACTCAAGGAGATCCGGGCGCAGTACGAGCGGCTGGCCAATAAGAACATGCAGGCGGCCGAGGACTGGTACCGGGGGAAGTTTGAGTCCGTGGCGGAGATGGCATCGAAGAACAACGAGACGGTGCGCTCCATCCGGGAGGAGACCATGGAATACCGCCGGCTGCTCCAATCACACTCCTCTGAGATCGAGGCCCTGCGGAACGTCATCGAGTCGCTGAACAAACAGCTGGAGGAGCTGGAAGAGCACCAGGGGGAAGAGGTCACGAAGTATCAG GTGAGGATAAACAATCTGGAGTGCGACATCAACGAGGCAAAGCAGGAGATGTCTCGCTACCTCAGAGAGTACCAGGACCTTCTCAATGTTAAAATGGCTCTGGACATTGAGATCGCGGCATACAG GAAACTGCTGGAGGGAGAAGAGTTCAGGCTGACCTTCTCTGCCCTGAACTAA